Proteins encoded within one genomic window of Cellulomonas xiejunii:
- a CDS encoding PQQ-binding-like beta-propeller repeat protein, translating into MARHSARTHVELVEDDGVDGVAPPPDGQPRTTPDGPRPTDHAHPSPRTRRRVLTVAATLVVALVVVATVGEVREAAKERARLAGFAALPQALSPLDAPPEELWTGDTDGLLLQTTVRTAGGLLVGAHAGDDGSSIARALDPATGEVVWEQELLAASDAPPDPGVFAQSGSCLAHGADVPLVACLASDAVAVYDDDDVRYVPATVTRLLLLDPQDGTVVADLSDAVAGMGSAPAFLVLGDLAVVSSVVDGATEVVAAAPDGTVAWRTTVPAPVLPESSARDGGPRAQVTPLGDHLLVATAVELRVLDATGATLRTVTLGSDEFLEGTSGATALVSTAGDRVPVMQFSGSVGEGETSKVLWDDHVGEVPGRWLRPQLDDGSADGLVLTVDHESIHAWDPDGALRWRADRPSSISALTVLAGRVHLTVGGGLVTLDARTGAELWRRDRLVVADAVLTDGRHLLVRTAAPADAPQAELVALDATDGTVAWRTQLPPGVDSLWAVGGLLVGVSSGEEGTWEVTVLG; encoded by the coding sequence GTGGCACGTCACAGCGCGAGGACGCACGTCGAGCTCGTCGAGGACGACGGCGTCGACGGTGTCGCGCCACCACCTGACGGGCAGCCCCGCACCACGCCCGACGGGCCCCGGCCCACCGACCACGCCCACCCGTCGCCCCGGACCCGACGCCGGGTGCTGACCGTCGCGGCGACGCTCGTCGTCGCCCTGGTGGTGGTCGCCACGGTCGGGGAGGTCCGCGAGGCGGCGAAGGAGCGCGCCCGGCTCGCCGGGTTCGCGGCGCTCCCGCAGGCACTCTCGCCGCTCGACGCCCCGCCCGAGGAGCTGTGGACGGGCGACACCGACGGCCTCCTGCTGCAGACGACGGTGCGCACGGCCGGCGGGCTGCTCGTCGGCGCGCACGCCGGAGACGACGGCTCGTCCATCGCGCGCGCACTGGACCCGGCGACGGGCGAGGTCGTCTGGGAGCAGGAGCTCCTGGCGGCATCGGACGCCCCACCCGACCCGGGCGTGTTCGCGCAGAGCGGCTCCTGCCTGGCACACGGCGCGGACGTCCCCCTCGTGGCCTGCCTGGCGTCCGACGCCGTGGCCGTCTACGACGACGACGACGTCCGGTACGTCCCCGCCACCGTGACGCGGCTGCTGCTGCTGGACCCGCAGGACGGGACGGTCGTCGCCGACCTGTCCGACGCGGTCGCCGGTATGGGGAGCGCCCCGGCGTTCCTCGTCCTCGGTGACCTCGCAGTGGTCAGCAGCGTGGTGGACGGCGCCACGGAGGTCGTGGCCGCCGCCCCGGACGGCACCGTCGCGTGGCGGACCACGGTCCCGGCACCGGTCCTGCCCGAGTCGTCGGCCCGGGACGGCGGGCCTCGGGCGCAGGTGACTCCCCTCGGCGACCACCTCCTCGTGGCGACGGCCGTCGAGCTGCGCGTGCTGGACGCCACGGGTGCGACGCTGCGCACCGTCACGCTGGGCTCCGACGAGTTCCTGGAGGGCACGTCCGGCGCGACGGCGCTCGTGTCCACGGCAGGGGACCGGGTACCCGTGATGCAGTTCTCGGGCTCGGTCGGCGAGGGTGAGACCAGCAAGGTCCTGTGGGACGACCACGTCGGCGAGGTCCCCGGGCGTTGGCTGCGCCCGCAGCTCGACGACGGCAGTGCCGACGGCCTGGTGCTGACCGTCGACCACGAGAGCATCCACGCCTGGGACCCCGACGGCGCACTCCGGTGGCGGGCGGACCGGCCGTCGTCGATCTCGGCGCTCACCGTGCTCGCGGGACGTGTCCACCTCACGGTCGGCGGCGGGCTGGTGACCCTCGACGCGCGCACGGGCGCCGAGCTGTGGCGCCGGGACCGTCTGGTCGTCGCCGACGCGGTGCTGACGGACGGTCGGCACCTTCTGGTGCGCACCGCCGCACCCGCCGACGCCCCCCAGGCGGAGCTCGTGGCGCTGGACGCGACCGACGGCACCGTCGCCTGGCGCACGCAGCTCCCACCGGGGGTCGACTCGCTGTGGGCGGTGGGCGGCCTGCTCGTGGGCGTCTCCTCCGGCGAGGAAGGCACCTGGGAGGTCACCGTCCTCGGCTGA
- a CDS encoding LPXTG cell wall anchor domain-containing protein, whose translation MNRRLPLVILSVAALVALPSTAASATGGGHHGSGKPGYSTGYDKPKPGQPTPDKPKPGQPTPGQPTPAPQPTTAPGDLCGGKRAKQVIPWDAYTCDQATGYFLYKKLDASKPAGYWNSGRQHRVRLYDVWAWPTEGASARTEVSTGQPRNPQIIPLQLEAADAAAVCAEKNAYGLQVDLVGDGEAGRGLDVASLVPTVITPPHNQGGFPVPNTLAFYAHYEVEHLVDLDVLCAPVDDDTPSTPPPPPPAPAPNPTPTADVDDEPTVAPTPTPEPSPSETSEVLAAPAETPEPTPTATPAPTKPAPTPTERAEVLSAGDDDTLAATGTQAAVGLLAAIAAIAGGAALVLARRRHRLNG comes from the coding sequence GTGAACCGCCGTCTCCCCCTCGTCATCCTGTCCGTCGCAGCCCTCGTGGCGCTGCCCTCCACCGCCGCGTCCGCCACCGGTGGCGGGCACCACGGGTCCGGCAAGCCCGGGTACTCGACCGGCTACGACAAGCCCAAGCCTGGCCAGCCCACGCCCGACAAGCCCAAGCCCGGCCAGCCCACGCCCGGCCAGCCCACGCCCGCACCCCAGCCCACCACCGCCCCCGGCGACCTGTGCGGCGGCAAGCGCGCCAAGCAGGTCATCCCGTGGGACGCCTACACGTGCGACCAGGCCACGGGGTACTTCCTCTACAAGAAGCTCGACGCGAGCAAGCCCGCCGGGTACTGGAACAGCGGACGCCAGCACCGCGTGCGGCTGTACGACGTGTGGGCGTGGCCGACGGAGGGCGCCTCCGCCCGCACCGAGGTCTCGACCGGCCAGCCGCGCAACCCGCAGATCATCCCGCTCCAGCTCGAAGCCGCCGACGCCGCGGCGGTCTGCGCGGAGAAGAATGCCTACGGGCTGCAGGTGGACCTCGTGGGCGACGGCGAGGCCGGCCGCGGGCTCGACGTGGCGTCGCTGGTGCCGACGGTCATCACGCCCCCCCACAACCAGGGCGGGTTCCCCGTACCGAACACCCTGGCCTTCTACGCCCACTACGAGGTGGAGCACCTCGTCGACCTCGACGTGCTCTGCGCCCCGGTCGACGACGACACGCCGTCGACTCCCCCGCCCCCGCCCCCGGCGCCGGCACCCAACCCGACGCCGACCGCCGACGTGGACGACGAGCCCACCGTGGCGCCGACGCCGACGCCCGAACCGTCCCCGTCGGAGACGAGCGAGGTACTGGCGGCACCGGCGGAGACGCCCGAGCCCACCCCGACGGCGACCCCCGCGCCGACCAAGCCCGCCCCGACTCCGACGGAGCGCGCCGAGGTGCTCTCCGCGGGCGACGACGACACGCTCGCCGCGACGGGTACGCAGGCCGCCGTCGGGTTGCTGGCCGCGATCGCCGCGATCGCCGGCGGTGCAGCACTCGTGCTCGCCCGGCGTCGTCACCGGTTGAACGGCTGA
- a CDS encoding TetR/AcrR family transcriptional regulator — MNLPAAGGHRPVDERRAQLLDAALAVLREHGLAGLTTRAVTNRAGLPHGIFHYAFGSKAALVRALVDRELTGAAAAWAPAVDTDDLETALRGALLAQLDIVRADPQHQAAMFELIRAARDDAGSDAVAWERQQYLAEIERHLGAWSQRGSVAWSAPVEHVAALVLSAGDGVIQTWVADHDDERAEASVDLLARAVASLAHPA, encoded by the coding sequence GTGAACCTCCCCGCCGCAGGCGGGCACCGCCCCGTCGACGAGCGTCGCGCGCAGCTGCTCGACGCCGCGCTCGCCGTGCTGCGCGAGCACGGGCTGGCCGGGCTCACGACGCGGGCCGTCACGAACCGCGCGGGCCTGCCGCACGGGATCTTCCACTACGCGTTCGGCTCCAAGGCCGCGCTGGTGCGGGCGCTCGTCGACCGGGAGCTGACGGGAGCCGCCGCCGCCTGGGCCCCCGCCGTCGACACGGACGACCTCGAGACGGCGCTGCGCGGGGCCCTGCTCGCGCAGCTCGACATCGTGCGCGCCGACCCGCAGCACCAGGCCGCCATGTTCGAGCTCATCCGCGCCGCCCGCGACGACGCGGGGTCCGACGCCGTGGCCTGGGAGCGCCAGCAGTACCTGGCGGAGATCGAGCGTCACCTCGGCGCCTGGTCGCAGCGCGGCAGCGTCGCGTGGAGCGCGCCGGTGGAGCACGTCGCAGCGCTCGTGCTGTCGGCCGGCGACGGGGTCATCCAGACGTGGGTCGCCGACCACGACGACGAGCGCGCGGAGGCGTCCGTCGACCTGCTGGCACGGGCCGTCGCGTCGCTGGCCCACCCCGCCTGA
- a CDS encoding GNAT family N-acetyltransferase, which yields MITVSPARPGDLTAAAEVLAEAFVDDPVTGAVLRRTGADRLRCAQHLFVALLRPAIADGTVDLARRGDDSQVLGVAIWEAPGAVTTVARLAAQLPSFWRACGAAGLVRALATKRAVERYRPRQPHWYLQEIGVAADARGQGIGGALLDARLADVDRQGAGAYLESSTERNRRLYRRYGFLDGAPVRRVPAAPVTMWRPPSSDQAPRPAATTPHPSA from the coding sequence GTGATCACCGTCAGCCCCGCCCGGCCGGGCGACCTCACCGCCGCTGCGGAGGTGCTGGCCGAGGCCTTCGTCGACGACCCGGTCACCGGTGCGGTGCTGCGCCGCACGGGTGCCGACCGGCTGCGGTGCGCCCAGCACCTGTTCGTCGCGCTGCTGCGCCCGGCGATCGCCGACGGCACCGTCGACCTCGCCCGCCGGGGGGACGACAGCCAGGTGCTCGGCGTCGCGATCTGGGAGGCGCCGGGCGCTGTGACCACCGTCGCGCGGCTCGCCGCCCAGCTGCCCTCGTTCTGGCGCGCGTGCGGCGCCGCCGGCCTGGTGCGTGCGCTCGCCACCAAGCGTGCGGTCGAGCGGTACCGGCCCCGCCAGCCCCACTGGTACCTGCAGGAGATCGGCGTGGCTGCCGACGCACGCGGCCAGGGCATCGGCGGCGCGCTCCTCGACGCCCGCCTCGCGGACGTCGACCGGCAGGGCGCCGGGGCGTACCTCGAGTCGTCGACCGAGCGCAACCGCCGCCTGTACCGCCGGTACGGGTTCCTCGACGGTGCGCCCGTGCGCCGGGTCCCTGCGGCGCCGGTGACGATGTGGCGACCGCCGTCGTCCGACCAGGCCCCGCGCCCGGCCGCCACGACCCCTCACCCGTCCGCCTGA
- the map gene encoding type I methionyl aminopeptidase: MALKSPAEIEQMRPAGRFVADVLTSLREYARVGMTTNDLDAHAREMIAKAGARSVYLGYHPSFGAMPYPGVLCTSVNDHALHGLPSDRVLADGDVVSIDFACEVEGWVADSALTFQLGTTTPEAQRLISTTEQALAAGIAAAQPGGRMGDVSAAIGRVARQSGFGLNTDFGGHGVGRTMHEDPHVPNDGRPGTGIRLKPGTVIAIEPWLMAGSSEYVIDDDGWTIRSADGALAAHAEHTVAITKRGPVVLTARD; encoded by the coding sequence GTGGCACTCAAGTCCCCTGCAGAGATCGAGCAGATGCGCCCCGCCGGGCGGTTCGTCGCCGACGTCCTGACGTCGTTGCGCGAGTACGCCCGCGTCGGCATGACGACCAACGACCTCGACGCGCACGCCCGCGAGATGATCGCGAAGGCCGGCGCGCGGTCGGTGTACCTCGGCTACCACCCGAGCTTCGGGGCGATGCCCTACCCGGGTGTCCTGTGCACGTCGGTGAACGACCACGCGCTGCACGGCCTGCCGTCCGACCGCGTCCTGGCCGACGGTGACGTGGTGAGCATCGACTTCGCGTGCGAGGTCGAGGGGTGGGTCGCGGACTCCGCCCTGACGTTCCAGCTCGGCACGACGACGCCCGAGGCGCAGCGCCTCATCTCGACGACCGAGCAGGCGCTCGCCGCGGGCATCGCCGCCGCGCAGCCCGGTGGCCGCATGGGTGACGTCTCGGCCGCCATCGGCCGGGTCGCGCGGCAGTCCGGGTTCGGCCTGAACACCGACTTCGGCGGGCACGGCGTGGGCCGGACGATGCACGAGGACCCGCACGTCCCCAACGACGGCCGCCCCGGCACCGGCATCCGCCTCAAGCCGGGCACGGTCATCGCCATCGAGCCGTGGCTCATGGCGGGCAGCAGCGAGTACGTCATCGACGACGACGGCTGGACCATCCGCAGCGCCGACGGCGCGCTCGCCGCGCACGCGGAGCACACGGTGGCGATCACCAAGCGCGGCCCGGTGGTCCTGACGGCCCGCGACTGA
- a CDS encoding DNA polymerase IV — protein sequence MERGGDQARRLVDAVRVRDAATVLHLDADAFFAAVEQRDKPSLRGKPVLVGGVGGRGVVSTASYEARRAGARSAMPMARARRLCPAAAVLVPRFAAYAAYSQVIMDVLRELTPAVEPLSIDEAFADLALAPGGTPEPEDAAAQLQARVAELTGLTVSVGVGRSKLVAKIASDLRKPGGVVVVRPEDEDDVLLPLDVRTVPGVGPATQGALERLGVRTVADLRRQPLDTLTMTLGEAHGTGLYLMSRGLDDRPVVTTTERKSAGAERTFAVDLRGRDVVLSAVDDVVDEALQRLERHGGAARTVVAKVRYADFSTVTRSVTFPHPTAADADLRDAARRAVLAAGVVEPVRLLGVAFHALSPHAQLALDLDAHLFDAPRRAVVGEHDHVSGRLADDWATVPGDGDAVDGDGEADDATTSGPALPDGTSVPGVDDVVAALVEDDARLVGAEKAVVGRPLGGSQVGRPLEESNARPGLDVEHATLGRGWVVHVRGREATVRFETALTPPARSRVLDLDEDPLVLVEPVGVTPPSQVPPALRDDARRR from the coding sequence TCGACGCCGTGCGCGTGCGCGACGCCGCGACCGTCCTCCACCTCGACGCCGACGCGTTCTTCGCCGCCGTCGAGCAGCGGGACAAGCCGTCGCTGCGCGGCAAGCCGGTCCTGGTCGGGGGCGTCGGCGGGCGGGGCGTCGTGTCGACGGCGTCGTACGAGGCCAGGCGCGCCGGCGCACGGTCCGCGATGCCCATGGCGCGGGCCCGGCGCCTGTGCCCCGCCGCCGCGGTGCTCGTCCCCCGGTTCGCCGCGTACGCCGCGTACTCGCAGGTCATCATGGACGTCCTGCGCGAGCTGACGCCGGCGGTGGAGCCGCTGTCGATCGACGAGGCGTTCGCCGACCTCGCGCTGGCGCCAGGCGGCACCCCCGAGCCGGAGGACGCCGCCGCGCAGCTCCAGGCCCGCGTCGCCGAGCTCACCGGACTGACGGTGTCGGTCGGCGTGGGCCGCTCCAAGCTCGTCGCCAAGATCGCCTCCGACCTGCGCAAGCCCGGCGGTGTCGTCGTCGTGCGACCCGAGGACGAGGACGACGTCCTGCTCCCGCTCGACGTGCGGACCGTCCCCGGCGTGGGCCCCGCGACGCAGGGGGCACTCGAACGGCTCGGTGTGCGCACCGTCGCCGACCTGCGCCGCCAGCCGCTCGACACCCTCACCATGACGCTCGGCGAGGCGCACGGCACCGGGCTGTACCTCATGTCGCGCGGCCTGGACGACCGGCCCGTCGTCACGACGACCGAGCGCAAGTCCGCCGGCGCCGAGCGCACGTTCGCGGTCGACCTGCGAGGCCGCGACGTCGTCCTGTCCGCCGTGGACGACGTCGTCGACGAGGCCCTGCAGCGGCTCGAGCGCCACGGCGGGGCCGCGCGGACCGTCGTCGCGAAGGTGCGCTACGCCGACTTCTCGACCGTGACGCGCTCCGTGACGTTCCCGCACCCGACGGCGGCGGACGCGGACCTGCGCGACGCCGCCCGGCGCGCCGTCCTCGCGGCCGGGGTCGTCGAACCCGTGCGCCTGCTGGGCGTGGCGTTCCACGCGCTGTCGCCGCACGCACAGCTCGCGCTCGACCTCGACGCGCACCTGTTCGACGCCCCGCGGCGCGCGGTCGTCGGTGAGCACGACCACGTGAGCGGTCGGCTCGCGGACGACTGGGCGACGGTCCCGGGCGACGGGGACGCCGTCGACGGGGATGGGGAAGCGGACGACGCCACCACGTCGGGGCCCGCGCTCCCCGACGGCACGTCGGTACCGGGCGTCGACGACGTGGTCGCGGCGCTCGTCGAGGACGACGCCCGGCTCGTCGGCGCCGAGAAGGCCGTCGTCGGCCGACCGCTCGGCGGGTCCCAGGTGGGCCGGCCGCTCGAGGAGTCCAACGCGCGCCCCGGGCTCGACGTCGAGCACGCGACGCTCGGCCGCGGGTGGGTCGTGCACGTGCGCGGCCGGGAGGCGACCGTGCGCTTCGAGACCGCCCTGACCCCGCCCGCCCGTTCACGCGTCCTCGACCTCGACGAGGACCCGCTGGTGCTCGTCGAGCCCGTGGGCGTCACCCCGCCGTCGCAGGTCCCGCCGGCGTTGCGCGACGACGCCCGACGGCGCTGA